A stretch of the Drosophila sulfurigaster albostrigata strain 15112-1811.04 chromosome 2L, ASM2355843v2, whole genome shotgun sequence genome encodes the following:
- the LOC133838388 gene encoding uncharacterized protein LOC133838388 codes for MSTEELPDDLDKLKITSNSEQMQLRDRNPFYSTNAISVNARTISAIFQNTKHMPCKIRRIRRKSKNNIDASDCDIKQKQLGHEDAVVVDDDFDIANPPGVQKLQLKKNSVALAKKSLLREPILRVVANDKQHSAKCNFNGMIPLQLDDKSRTNFHKSRNHNISIKSSINNACSFRDLIGECNILLDESKSKKAISNTTHRPLSKNFTIWQQQQSAADEVQKKERERSTIAINNSSRLSCSQEASNNNLATTSGRNCDDVTIGELASYFDTMVHIPKKMSSMAEMMYI; via the coding sequence atgtCTACCGAGGAGTTGCCCGACGACTTggataaactaaaaataacatCAAACAGTgaacaaatgcaattgcgtGATAGAAATCCATTTTACAGCACAAATGCTATTAGTGTGAATGCGAGAACAATTTCggcaatttttcaaaatacaaagCATATGCCGTGTAAAATACGTCGCATTAGGcggaaatcaaaaaataatattgatgcCAGCGACTGTGAcatcaaacaaaaacaacttggCCATGaagatgctgttgttgttgatgatgactTTGATATTGCGAATCCGCCTGGTGTGCAAAAGCTACAATTGAAAAAGAACAGTGTGGCTCTAGCAAAGAAAAGTCTATTGCGCGAACCCATTTTGCGAGTCGTTGCCAACGATAAACAGCATTCCgcgaaatgtaattttaatggAATGATTCCATTACAATTGGATGACAAAAGTCGCACAAATTTTCACAAATCTCGAAATCATAATATCAGCATTAAGTCGAGCATAAATAATGCTTGCAGCTTTCGTGATCTGATCGGCgaatgcaacattttgctaGATGAATCCAAATCAAAGAAAGCCATTTCCAATACTACTCACAGGCCGTTGTCCAAGAACTTTACCatatggcaacaacaacaaagcgccGCAGATGaagtccaaaaaaaagagagggaGCGATCTACAATTGCCATCAACAATAGTTCTAGACTCTCATGCTCCCAGgaagccagcaacaacaatctaGCAACAACGAGCGGAAGGAATTGCGACGATGTGACCATTGGCGAGCTGGCCAGCTATTTTGATACTATGGTGCACATTCCCAAAAAAATGTCCTCGATGGCGGAAATGATGTACATCTAA
- the LOC133838379 gene encoding malate dehydrogenase, cytoplasmic, with amino-acid sequence MAEPIRIVVTGAAGQIAYSLLYMIARGEVFGKDQPLILHLLDIPPMVGVLEGVVMELADCALPLLREVVPTTDPLVGFKDVSAAFLVGAMPRKEGMERKDLLSANVKIFKVQGEALDKVAKKDVKVLVVGNPANTNALVCANYAPSIPRENFSAMTRLDQNRAASQIANKLGVSINEVNNIIIWGNHSSTQYPDAAQGKVLVKGEWKSIAEAVNNDAYLQGQFIETVQKRGAAVIGARKMSSAMSAAKAACDHMHDWWNGTAPGKFVSMGVFSDGSYGSPKDVVFSFPVEIKNKQWKIVEGLAISEFGKSKLNITSKELEEEKNEALSVLDSN; translated from the exons ATG GCTGAACCTATTCGCATTGTGGTTACTGGCGCTGCCGGTCAAATCGCCTACTCCTTGCTCTACATGATCGCTAGAGGCGAAGTGTTCGGCAAGGACCAGCCACTGATCCTTCACTTGCTGGACATTCCACCCATGGTTGGTGTGCTTGAGGGCGTTGTCATGGAGTTGGCCGATTGTGCCTTGCCACTGTTGCGCGAAGTTGTGCCCACAACTGATCCACTGGTGGGCTTCAAGGATGTTTCGGCCGCTTTCCTAGTCGGTGCCATGCCGCGCAAGGAGGGCATGGAACGCAAGGACTTGCTGTCTGCCAACGTGAAGATCTTCAAGGTCCAAGGTGAAGCCTTAGACAAGGTGGCCAAGAAGGATGTGAAAGTTCTTGTAGTTGGCAATCCTGCCAACACTAACGCCTTAGTGTGCGCCAACTACGCACCATCAATTCCACGTGAGAACTTCTCGGCGATGACTCGCCTGGATCAGAATCGCGCCGCTTCGCAGATTGCCAATAAGTTGGGCGTCTCCATCAACGAAGtgaacaacatcatcatctgGGGCAATCATTCCTCGACGCAATACCCGGATGCTGCCCAGGGCAAGGTTCTTGTTAAAGGCGAATGGAAATCAATTGCTGAGGCCGTTAACAATGATGCTTATCTGCAAGGTCAATTCATTGAGACGGTGCAGAAGCGTGGTGCTGCTGTGATTGGTGCTCGCAAAATGTCGTCAGCAATGTCGGCGGCAAAGGCCGCTTGCGATCATATGCATGATTGGTGGAACGGCACCGCACCGGGCAAATTTGTGTCAATGGGTGTGTTCTCTGATGGCAGCTATGGGTCTCCAAAGGATGTGGTCTTCTCATTCCCTGTGGAAATCAAGAACAAACAATGGAAAATCGTCGAGGGCTTGGCCATTAGTGAGTTTGGCAAGTCGAAATTGAATATTACCAGCAAGGAGTTGGAGGAAGAGAAGAATGAGGCCTTGTCCGTGTTGGATTCGAATTGA
- the LOC133850747 gene encoding E3 ubiquitin-protein ligase Ufd4 yields the protein MGDVDPETLLEWLSMGQGDERDMQLIALEQLCMLLLMSDNVDRCFESCPPRTFLPALCKIFLDELAPENVLEVTARAITYYLDVSAECTRRIVSIEGAIKAICNRLVVADLSSRTSRDLAEQCIKVLELICTREAGAVFEGGGLNCVLSFIRDSGSQVHKDTLHSAMAVVSRLCTKVEPNSPCIDNCVESLSTLLQHEDAMVSDGALKCFASVADRFTRKWIDPAPLAEYGLVTELLKRLENAGGTSSHHTLAATKISGPQTAGSASGSGTATTTAAATTANATPASNTDSLNDNVAGTAAANTSSKIQTSEAHRSPQSISTTISLLSTLCRGSPSITRDILRSQLPNAIERGLKGDERCVLDCMRFADLLLLLLFEGRQALNRGNASTSSQGQLAPRPKRNDMSNDRTHRQLIDCIRSKDTEALQEAIEACGVDVNCMDDVGQTLLNWASAFGTLEMVEYLCEKGADVNKGQRSSSLHYAACFGRPGIAKILLKFGAYPDLRDEDGKTPLDKARERSDDGHREVAAILQSPGEWMSSGHMMASKDGQAYTLMEPRGDPEMAPVYLKLLLPIFCRTFQGSMLSSVRRASLGLIKKIVQYAHPSVLKSICAKQDEATNLMAAQNVGNLMTEVIASVLDSEDDEDGHLIILNIIEELMCKTQEEFLEHFARLGVFSKVQALMDQSEEGGSQLLTASSQDLAAAQRCPVLCMPHRSTSDDSMEDAKEILQGKPYHWRDWSICRGRDCLYVWSDSAALELSNGSNGWFRFILDGKLATMYSSGSPENGNDSSENRGEFLEKLVRARSSVTPGTPSQPILPTVCVLRLVVGNWVMQSPKPNQLQIHNTEGHQVTILQEDLQGFIFESNRGTKHSFTAETSLGADFASGWSTEKKKRIKSKTDVQKIQVRNLSREIYNKYFKSAQIIPRGAVAKLTAIVKQINLAIEQQRLGNNNTWSNTLFTSLTNLSQLIHEDGVVSAYEMHSSGLVQALVAVLSNNYWEHNLSRCKTNKMLKERIDIFKKCIFGEDTKNTASILIQKLVAVLESTEKLPVFLYDAPGTGYGLQILQKRLRFRLERSACESTLFDRTGRTLKIEPLATVGQLAKYLLKMVAKQWYDLDRSTFFYLKKLRELKPDLQFTHSFDFDEEGLIYYIGSNGRTCEWVNPAQYGLVQVTSSEGKTLPYGKLEDILSRDSVSLNCHTKDNKKAWFAIDLGVYVVPTAYTLRHARGYGRSALRNWLLQASKDGNSWVTLITHVDDKSLVEPGSTATWPIICAAEETKGFRHIRIQQNGRNASGQTHYLSLSGFEVYGRVVGVCDDIGKTIKEAEAKTRRERRQIRAQLKHITSGARVVRGVDWRWDDQDGAGEGTITGEIHNGWIDVKWDHGVRNSYRMGAEGKYDLKLANLESVASVFEGVNSMVPMASKKNDKGNVLTSRKSSSTPSLPEATEINKNAEDASNQTVSADNLAWKQTVETIAENVFISAKSQITTNQSNTALTRDTQATYSESSASGVEQTLMAKPNIPSPLIRELEHIADLSTINNSMPSNVSDLATITESLSIVEISKEDDVAVKPEECESCDTVVASDVIRVAHIEENNKMNANNSAKGLLINLKQSNSGSSSSQFPGESREIIVDTMRNNSNNILSADELHLHRANVSGGLKGNPKVSVIIQSGNLPKNETPDDAMKSAMPTPNLSSSDDAPAVSAYQGHIENMNPQISNDVVSVSNQMSISVPNLTTTSSSEVSSTSEAAVHSSFLETFAAIARRRTSQDTHNESSGNQANKTNANKNEHSNQNVGASSFFPRGPNSVTSLVKLALSSNFHSGLLSTAQSYPSLSSNNEANAAPNPTNMKVSQQPAPSINPTLTMSLTSTSSDSEQVSLEDFLESCRAPTLLGDMEDEDDMDEENDEEENEDEYEEVGNTLLQVMVSRNLLTFMDDESLENRLAGVSKRKSWDDEFVLKRQFSALIPAFDPRPGRTNVNQTSDLEICPPDTNMESFHQSRQPNNEQTMLGLKLRGPGVGGVPDVEIDLDNSEWTIFRAVQELLQNSQLNKNDKFRKLWEPTYTIVYREVLPTVQECTYLESDEGQNTPGVSSRSGASTLSPNSPVHGGLNVTDTNLCSVEDVLELLIQINGLNQQELEAQEQNVSDHSLLPAELFMSKKITNKLQQQIHDPLVLSSNALPNWCEDLNQSCPFLFPFETRQLYFNCTAFGASRSIVCLQSQRDITTERQRIPIMSPRRDDQHDFRVGRLKHERVKVPRNKDLLKWAIQVMKAHCNRKSVLEVEFLDEEGTGLGPTLEFYALVAAEIQRSDLCMWLCDDELSESSELPLAQDASEDPTDDQSKPVGYYVNRREQGLFPAPLPQNSEICEQAAKYFWFFGVFIAKVLQDMRLVDMPLSKSFLQLLCHNKLLRNDLKLKTNARFQDLTSSAGSELTNTFSKLFNADLTQSSSWFSGILTIENLKEIDPTRYQFLIELQDLLMRKQVIEMDASLSSDSKKELIDKLKLCTKNDIEVSLEDLALTFTYLPSSSVYGYTHAELLPNGASIEVNIENLEAYCELLLNFMLQDGIAKQMQAFHDGFCEVFPLNKLAAFNPCEARMMICGEQYPQWTREDLMAYTEPKLGYSKESPGFLRFVNVLLSLSGAERKAFLQFTTGCSSLPPGGLANLHPRLTVVRKVDAGQGSYPSVNTCVHYLKLPDYPSEEIMKERLLTATKEKGFHLN from the exons ATGGGCGACGTAGATCCAGAAACTTTACTGGAATGGTTGTCCATGGGACAAGGAGATGAGCGGGATATGCAATTAATTGCCCTGGAGCAGTTATGTATGTTGCTTTTGATGTCTGATAATGTTGATCGTTGTTTTGAAAG ttgTCCGCCACGCACGTTTTTACCGGCATTGTGCAAGATATTTTTAGATGAACTGGCACCCGAAAATGTGCTCGAAGTGACCGCCAGAGCAATCACATATTATCTGGATGTGTCGGCCGAATGCACACGCCGTATTGTTTCTATCGAGGGTGCCATCAAAGCGATCTGCAATCGCCTCGTTGTCGCGGATCTATCATCGCGTACTTCGCGCGATCTTGCCGAGCAATGCATTAAGGTGCTTGAATTGATTTGCACCCGCGAGGCGGGAGCTGTTTTTGAGGGCGGTGGTCTCAACTGTGTGCTCTCCTTTATACGTGATAGTGGGTCGCAAGTGCACAAGGATACGCTCCACTCGGCAATGGCTGTGGTGTCGCGTCTCTGCACCAAAGTCGAGCCCAACTCGCCGTGCATCGATAATTGTGTGGAGAGTCTAAGTACATTGCTACAACATGAGGACGCCATGGTTTCGGATGGcgctttaaaatgttttgcttcCGTTGCGGATCGTTTTACACGCAAATGGATAGATCCAGCGCCGCTGGCTGAATACGGACTAGTTACAGAGTTATTGAAGCGCCTAGAGAATGCTGGCGGAACTAGTAGTCATCACACGTTAGCTGCTACTAAAATTAGTGGACCACAAACAGCCGGAAGTGCGAGTGGAAGTGGAACTGCAACAACGACTGCTGCAGCTACAACGGCAAATGCAACTCCTGCATCCAACACGGATAGTTTAAACGATAATGTGGCTGGCACTGCAGCCGCCAATACATCCAGCAAAATACAAACGAGTGAAGCTCATCGTTCCCCACAATCGATTTCCACAACAATTTCGTTGTTGTCCACGCTGTGTCGCGGTTCGCCATCGATAACACGTGACATCTTGCGCTCGCAGCTGCCGAATGCCATCGAACGTGGCCTCAAAGGCGACGAGCggtgtgtgctcgactgcatgcgattcgccgatcttttgttgctgctgctgtttgagGGTCGTCAGGCATTGAATCGTGGCAATGCCTCCACCAGTAGTCAGGGTCAATTGGCGCCGCGTCCTAAGCGCAACGATATGAGCAATGATCGCACCCATCGTCAGCTCATCGATTGCATACGCTCCAAGGACACGGAAGCCTTGCAAGAGGCCATCGAGGCTTGTGGCGTCGATGTAAATTGCATGGACGATGTGGGCCAGACGCTGCTTAATTGGGCCTCAGCTTTTGGCACCTTAGAGATGGTCGAGTATTTGTGCGAAAAGGGAGCCGATGTCAATAAGGGACAACGCAGTTCCTCTCTACATTACGCAGCCTGCTTTGGCCGTCCTGGCATTGCCAAAATTTTGCTAAAGTTTGGAGCTTACCCCGACTTGCGGGATGAGGACGGCAAAACGCCGTTGGATAAGGCACGCGAGCGATCTGATGATGGGCATCGCGAAGTCGCTGCTATTCTGCAATCGCCAGGTGAATGGATGTCATCAGGTCATATGATGGCTAGCAAGGATGGTCAAGCTTATACACTGATGGAGCCGCGTGGGGATCCTGAAATGGCTCCTGTATATCTGAAACTATTGTTGCCCATTTTCTGTCGGACGTTCCAAGGATCCATGCTAAGTTCAGTGCGTCGTGCCAGCTTGGGACTGATCAAGAAGATTGTGCAGTACGCACATCCATCGGTGCTAAAGAGCATCTGCGCCAAACAGGATGAGGCCACCAACTTGATGGCTGCCCAAAATGTGGGCAACCTGATGACAGAAGTCATTGCCAGTGTGCTGGATAGTGAG GATGATGAGGATGGTCACTTGATcatcttaaatattattgaggAACTCATGTGTAAGACACAGGAAGAATTTCTCGAGCATTTCGCCAGACTCGGCGTTTTCTCTAAAGTGCAAGCTTTAATGGATCAGAGTGAGGAAGGCGGCTCGCAGTTGTTGACAGCCAGCTCGCAGGATTTGGCTGCCGCCCAGAGATGCCCAGTGCTGTGCATGCCGCACAGATCAACGTCAG ATGATTCCATGGAGGATGCCAAGGAGATCTTGCAAGGCAAGCCATATCATTGGCGTGACTGGAGCATTTGTCGCGGTCGCGATTGCCTCTATGTTTGGTCGGACTCCGCCGCCTTAGAGCTGTCAAATGGCTCGAATGGTTGGTTTCGTTTCATACTTGATGGCAAGCTAGCCACAATGTACTCCAGCGGCAGTCCAGAAAATGGCAACGACAGCTCAG AGAATCGTGGTGAGTTCTTGGAGAAGCTGGTACGCGCTAGATCCAGTGTAACTCCAGGGACACCCTCACAACCAATTTTGCCCACCGTTTGTGTGCTGCGGCTTGTCGTGGGCAATTGGGTAATGCAGTCGCCGAAGCcaaatcaattgcaaataCACAATACCGAAGGTCATCAAGTGACCATTTTACAAGAGGATCTGCAAGGATTTATATTCGAAAGCAATCGTGGCACAAAACATTCATTCACAGCGGAGACTTCGCTGGGCGCCGACTTTGCTTCTGGCTGGTCAACCGAGAAGAAGAAGCGTATCAAGTCCAAGACGGATGTGCAAAAGATACAAGTGCGAAATCTATCGCGCGAAATCTAcaacaaatactttaaatcAGCTCAGATAATACCACGGGGTGCTGTTGCAAAGCTCACGGCAATTGTCAAGCAAATTAATCTGGCCATTGAGCAGCAACGTTTGGGCAACAATAATACCTGGTCCAACACATTGTTTACATCATTAACGAATCTATCGCAATTGATACACGAGGACGGTGTTGTGAGTGCATATGAGATGCATTCGTCTGGTCTTGTCCAGGCACTCGTCGCTGTGCTGTCCAACAACTATTGGGAGCACAACTTGTCACGCtgcaaaaccaacaaaatgttgaaagaACGCATCGATATATTTAAGAAGTGCATATTTGGTGAAGACACAAAGAACACGGCAAGCATTTTGATACAGAAATTAGTTGCAGTCCTCGAGAGCACAGAGAAATTGCCTGTCTTTTTATACGATGCCCCGGGCACCGGTTACGGCCTACAGATTCTACAGAAGCGTCTTCGTTTTCGCCTGgagcgatccgcttgcgagaGCACACTCTTCGATCGCACTGGACGCACACTGAAAATAGAACCGCTTGCGACGGTGGGGCAACTGGCTAAATATCTGCTGAAAATGGTGGCCAAGCAATGGTATGATCTCGATCGCTCAACATTCTTCTATCTGAAAAAGTTGCGCGAACTCAAACCTGATCTGCAGTTCACGCACAGTTTTGACTTTGACGAGGAAGGCTTAATTTATTACATTGGATCGAATGGCCGCACCTGCGAATGGGTGAATCCCGCCCAATACGGGCTGGTCCAAGTCACCAGTTCAGAAGGCAAAACGCTGCCATATGGTAAACTGGAGGACATATTGTCGCGCGACAGCGTCTCGCTCAATTGCCACACCAAGGATAACAAGAAGGCCTGGTTTGCCATTGATTTGGGTGTCTACGTTGTGCCCACAGCTTACACTTTGCGACATGCTCGTGGTTACGGTCGCTCGGCTCTGCGAAACTGGTTACTGCAGGCCTCAAAGGACGGCAACAGTTGGGTAACACTTATCACTCATGTGGATGACAAAAGCTTGGTGGAACCGGGCAGCACAGCTACTTGGCCCATCATTTGCGCTGCGGAGGAGACAAAGGGATTTAGGCACATTCGAATACAACAGAATGGACGTAATGCCTCTGGACAGACACACTATTTGAGCTTGAGCGGCTTTGAGGTGTATGGTCGCGTTGTTGGCGTCTGCGACGACATTGGTAAGACCATTAAGGAAGCAGAAGCAAAGACGCGACGCGAGCGACGTCAAATACGAGCCCAACTCAAGCACATCACGAGTGGAGCGCGTGTTGTGCGTGGCGTCGATTGGCGTTGGGATGACCAAGATGGCGCAGGTGAAGGAACCATCACGGGTGAGATACACAATGGATGGATTGATGTGAAATGGGATCATGGCGTAAGGAATTCATATCGCATGGGTGCCGAGGGCAAATACGACTTGAAATTGGCCAATTTGGAGAGTGTTGCCTCCGTGTTTGAGGGCGTCAACTCGATGGTGCCAATGGCATCCAAGAAGAATGACAAGGGCAACGTGTTGACTTCACGCAAATCGAGTTCGACGCCATCGTTGCCAGAGGCAACGGAGATTAACAAGAACGCTGAGGATGCTTCAAATCAAACTGTTTCAGCGGATAACCTTGCCTGGAAGCAGACAGTGGAGACAATAGCAGAgaatgttttcatttcggcCAAGTCACAGATAACCACAAACCAATCCAACACCGCTTTAACTAGAGACACACAAGCCACATACAGTGAATCATCAGCTTCTGGAGTGGAACAAACGCTTATGGCCAAGCCAAATATTCCGTCGCCCTTGATACGCGAACTGGAGCATATTGCCGATCTATCAACCATCAACAATTCCATGCCCAGCAATGTCTCCGACCTGGCTACCATCACTGAGAGTCTTTCAATTGTGGAGATATCAAAGGAGGACGATGTTGCTGTCAAGCCCGAAGAGTGTGAATCCTGTGACACTGTTGTTGCCAGCGATGTGATACGAGTTGCACACATTGAGGAGAACAATAAGATGAATGCAAACAATTCCGCAAAGGGATTACTGATTAACCTCAAGCAAAGCAATTCAGGCAGCTCTTCTTCCCAGTTCCCAGGCGAATCGCGAGAAATTATTGTGGATACAATGcgcaataacagcaacaacatattGTCTGCAGACGAGCTGCATTTACATCGTGCAAATGTCTCGGGCGGACTTAAAGGTAATCCCAAGGTTTCCGTCATCATACAGTCTGGAAATCTGCCGAAGAACGAAACTCCTGATGATGCAATGAAGTCAGCCATGCCCACACCGAATCTATCGAGTTCCGATGATGCTCCCGCTGTTTCAGCCTATCAGGGCCACATTGAGAATATGAATCCGCAAATCTCCAATGACGTTGTGTCCGTTTCCAATCAAATGAGTATTAGTGTACCCAATCTAACGACAACAAGCTCTTCGGAAGTGTCATCCACCTCGGAGGCAGCCGTGCACAGCAGTTTCCTGGAGACATTTGCGGCCATCGCGAGACGTCGCACATCGCAGGATACGCACAACGAAAGCAGCGGCAATCAGGCGAACAAAACTAACGCGAATAAAAACGAGCACAGCAACCAGAATGTCGGTGCCAGCTCTTTCTTTCCCAGGGGACCAAACTCGGTGACGAGTCTTGTAAAACTTGCTTTGTCCAGCAATTTCCATTCGGGGCTGTTGAGCACCGCCCAGAGCTATCCCAGCCTGTCATCCAACAACGAAGCGAATGCTGCTCCCAATCCCACAAATATGAAAgtcagccagcagccagcaccCTCCATAAATCCGACCCTAACTATGAGCTTAACTTCTACGTCGAGTGACAGCGAACAGGTGTCGTTGGAGGACTTTTTGGAGAGCTGTCGTGCGCCCACTTTGCTAGGTGACATGGAGGATGAAGACGATATGGACGAAGAGAACGATGAAGAGGAGAACGAGGACGAGTACGAAGAGGTGGGCAATACTCTTTTGCAAGTGATGGTATCTCGGAACTTGTTGACCTTTATGGACGACGAGTCACTGGAGAATCGTTTGGCGGGCGTCAGCAAGCGCAAGTCCTGGGACGATGAGTTTGTGTTAAAGCGCCAGTTCTCGGCACTCATTCCAGCGTTTGATCCGCGTCCTGGACGCACCAATGTCAATCAAACTTCGGACTTAGAAATCTGTCCACCCGACACAAACATGGAGAGTTTTCATCAAAGCCGGCAGCCCAATAATGAGCAGACAATGTTGGGTTTGAAATTGCGCGGCCCGGGAGTAGGCGGAGTTCCTGATGTGGAAATTGATTTGGACAACAGTGAGTGGACCATTTTTAGGGCTGTTCAAGAACTCTTGCAGAACAGTCAGCTAAACAAAAACGACAAGTTCCGCAAGTTGTGGGAACCCACATACACGATTGTCTATCGGGAGGTCTTGCCGACAGTGCAAGAATGCACATACCTGGAATCGGATGAGGGACAAAACACGCCGGGAGTTTCATCTCGAAGCGGTGCATCGACATTGTCGCCGAATTCCCCAGTGCATGGCGGCTTAAATGTCACCGATACAAACTTGTGTTCGGTGGAGGATGTGCTGGAGTTGCTTATCCAAATTAATGGATTAAATCAACAGGAATTGGAGGCCCAGGAGCAAAATGTTTCGGACCATTCTTTGCTGCCGGCTGAGCTGTTTATGAGTAAGAAAATTACCAacaagttgcagcaacaaatacaCGATCCGCTTGTGCTCTCGAGTAATGCTCTGCCCAACTGGTGTGAGGATCTTAACCAATCGTGTCCCTTCCTGTTTCCGTTTGAGACACGACAATTGTATTTCAACTGCACGGCATTTGGCGCTTCGCGCAGCATTGTTTGCTTGCAATCTCAGCGGGACATTACCACGGAACGTCAAAGAATTCCAATCATGAGTCCGCGCCGCGATGATCAACATGATTTCCGTGTTGGACGCTTAAAGCATGAGCGTGTGAAGGTGCCGCGCAATAAGGATCTGCTCAAGTGGGCCATTCAGGTGATGAAGGCGCACTGCAATCGCAAGTCGGTGCTGGAAGTGGAATTCCTTGATGAGGAAGGCACTGGACTGGGTCCCACTCTGGAATTTTATGCTTTGGTTGCCGCGGAAATTCAGCGTTCAGATCTTTGTATGTGGCTATGCGACGATGAGCTCAGCGAGTCCTCTGAACTACCTCTTGCTCAGGATGCGTCGGAAGATCCCACTGATGATCAATCGAAACCCGTTGGATATTATGTCAATAGACGTGAGCAAGGACTCTTCCCGGCACCATTGCCGCAAAACTCTGAGATCTGCGAGCAAGCAGCGAAGTATTTCTGGTTCTTTGGTGTCTTTATTGCCAAGGTTCTTCAGGATATGCGACTCGTTGATATGCCGCTTTCCAAATCATTTTTGCAGTTGCTCTGTCATAACAAACTTTTGCGCAATGACCTGAAGCTCAAGACAAATGCACGCTTCCAGGATCTGACAAGTTCAGCAGGGTCTGAGTTGACTAACACGTTCTCTAAACTGTTTAATGCCGATTTAACACAATCCAGTAGCTGGTTCAGTGGGATTCTAACCATTGAAAATCTAAAGGAAATTGATCCAACGCGCTATCAATTTTTAATCGAATTACAAGACCTGTTGATGCGTAAGCAGGTTATAGAAATGGATGCCAGTCTCAGTAGTGATAGCAAAAAGgaattaattgataaattgaaACTATGCACCAAGAATGATATTGAAGTATCTTTAGAGGACTTGGCGCTAACATTTACCTATTTGCCCAGCTCATCCGTGTACGGATACACACATGCCGAGCTATTGCCCAATGGCGCTTCGATTGAGGTGAACATCGAAAATTTGGAGGCGTATTGCGAGTTGCTGCTCAATTTTATGCTGCAGGATGGCATTGCCAAGCAGATGCAGGCGTTCCACGATGGATTCTGTGAAGTGTTTCCACTAAACAAATTGGCAGCATTCAACCCATGCGAAGCTCGAATGATGATTTGCGGCGAGCAATATCCGCAATGGACCCGTGAGGATCTGATGGCATACACTGAACCCAAACTAGGCTACTCCAAAGAAAG CCCTGGTTTTTTGCGTTTCGTTAACGTTCTGTTGAGCTTGTCGGGTGCTGAGCGCAAGGCTTTCTTGCAATTCACAACTGGCTGCAGTAGTCTACCTCCCGGCGGATTGGCTAATTTGCATCCTCGGCTCACGGTGGTACGTAAAGTGGATGCCGGACAAGGCAGTTATCCATCGGTGAACACTTGTGTGCATTACTTGAAGCTGCCTGATTATCCGTCTGAGGAGATAATGAAAGAACGATTATTAACTGCAACGAAGGAAAAAGGGTTTCatttaaactaa